From Thalassotalea euphylliae, the proteins below share one genomic window:
- a CDS encoding glutamate-5-semialdehyde dehydrogenase gives MNSTAFDMQQMAQQAKAASREVAQLTTTEKNQLLADMAQAIRAASTAIIAENEKDLVAGRDKGLSTAMLDRLTLNPARIDDIAAAIMDIVNLPDPVGNVANMQLRPNGMQVGKMRIPLGVVSMIYESRPNVTAESAALCIKAGNAVVLRGGSEAIHSNLALANCLHQVLATHQLNPYMVSVIPDTSRAVIEQLLKQRESIDLVIPRGGEGLIRYVTENSQIPVIQHFKGVCHQYVDEFADLSKAIDLLVNGKTQRPSACNALETLLVHQAVAAQYLPQAAKALAEFDVKIHACEQSQSYFMNAELATDEDYQAEYLAQEIAIKVVADYDAAIAHINQYSSDHTEVIVSQDTSRCQQFIRQINASVVMANASSRFSDGGQLGLGSEIGISTSKLHAYGPMGLEALTTEKFVVLGDGQVRP, from the coding sequence ATGAATTCAACAGCTTTTGATATGCAGCAAATGGCGCAGCAGGCCAAAGCCGCAAGTAGAGAAGTGGCGCAATTAACCACTACCGAGAAAAACCAACTACTGGCTGATATGGCGCAGGCGATCCGTGCGGCAAGTACCGCCATTATCGCTGAAAATGAAAAAGACTTAGTCGCAGGCCGTGACAAAGGTCTATCTACAGCCATGCTTGACCGATTAACCCTGAACCCTGCGCGTATCGACGATATCGCCGCCGCCATTATGGATATTGTCAATTTACCTGATCCGGTCGGCAATGTTGCCAACATGCAGCTTCGCCCGAATGGTATGCAAGTGGGCAAAATGCGTATTCCGCTGGGCGTCGTGTCGATGATTTATGAATCTCGCCCGAATGTCACAGCAGAATCGGCGGCACTTTGTATTAAGGCCGGTAATGCTGTGGTATTACGCGGTGGCTCAGAGGCGATTCACAGCAACTTGGCGCTGGCGAATTGTTTGCACCAAGTATTGGCGACACATCAGCTGAATCCTTACATGGTATCGGTGATTCCCGATACCAGCCGCGCAGTGATTGAGCAATTATTAAAACAGCGAGAATCTATTGATTTAGTGATCCCTCGCGGTGGTGAAGGCTTGATTCGTTACGTCACCGAAAACAGCCAAATTCCGGTTATTCAGCACTTCAAAGGGGTGTGTCATCAGTATGTGGATGAATTTGCGGATTTAAGCAAGGCGATTGATCTGCTGGTCAACGGTAAAACGCAGCGCCCAAGCGCTTGTAATGCGCTCGAAACTTTACTCGTTCACCAAGCGGTGGCTGCGCAATACTTGCCGCAAGCCGCGAAGGCATTAGCAGAATTTGATGTGAAAATTCACGCCTGTGAGCAATCTCAGTCATATTTTATGAACGCAGAATTGGCAACTGATGAAGACTACCAAGCGGAATATCTAGCACAAGAAATTGCGATTAAAGTGGTGGCTGATTACGATGCCGCTATTGCTCATATTAATCAATACAGCTCAGATCATACCGAAGTGATCGTTAGCCAAGATACCTCACGCTGTCAGCAGTTTATTCGCCAAATTAACGCGTCGGTAGTGATGGCAAATGCGTCATCTCGCTTTTCTGATGGCGGCCAGCTAGGGTTAGGCTCTGAAATTGGTATTTCGACCAGTAAGCTGCACGCTTATGGGCCAATGGGGCTAGAAGCGTTAACAACAGAGAAATTTGTGGTACTAGGGGATGGCCAAGTAAGGCCATAG
- a CDS encoding insulinase family protein, with protein MKTFTQQLSKLSTALVLSGAALSAYAGTVNKSPNDPREYHTFTLGNQLEVITVSDPNLKQSAATLSVGVGQYQDPAQFQGLAHFLEHMIFMGSDKYPTPDEFMAFVSENGGRTNAYTAQQQTTYLFSIDSKQFAPALDRLSSAIKQPLFDESMVQKEINAVNSEWLTHRQSDQFVQQRAAARTGNLAHPRVQLGVGNLATLNKDKTALLAELGNFHQDYYSANIMKLVLVGNQTPKQLKKLAEKYFADINNKKVKRPVTVLPAYQAEHLGQHIYVQSKVKVPVLAVEFAMPNNMAQWQNQANAYLQKLLASQEEGSLLATLTEQGLIQFGSVMFMPNAWGNNGSAFVQFVLTDKGLAEQDTILASTFGYLAQIKAQGISQAHFDELKGLLNLQYEDYRAPAALPLAMQLAQPIFDIPSEHLIDHNFVAKKFDAKQIGELADLLTPERARIYHINPTEKVETELTYAEGGYRVAAITAQELAKWQNSSLAVKLPAAQVIEQEEAVEVVLDGDYSSPRKIHSQAGAQVFYSQSTHHKGKEGVLNVALTSTAPSENIDNAVSASLLNVIFIKENQRLLQRAQQRNGVMISPAANHANNTVFRLFGRSSKQFKLATQLIEEFKGLEITERDFKSALKLVNDSLESMQALKISDQLSFHAMNLTRRSPYQYSIKATRKALANASLEKVKAMHQQILRDNFVDIYAHGNFAPEKLIDFAKQTRELLGESDMQPWYMASDFSVKQGSAVVKKVSVKQDGVGLVDTYIYPEKSAKVLAQLHLLNRLSSTPLFKELRTNQQVGYVVRSYEESIHDFPALSVMIVSDNTDLQQLKERIESFQLGFYQALEQVDEKAIAQLANSVADELSKKPENIFVEVGHFIQDWEQEKHNFNSKAEQIRDIRATTKADLLALYKVMFIEGKFMNALTQLKGEDFKDTNYFSWSAAGK; from the coding sequence ATGAAAACCTTTACCCAACAACTGAGTAAGCTCAGTACTGCACTTGTACTGTCTGGCGCAGCACTTAGTGCCTACGCAGGCACAGTCAACAAAAGCCCAAACGACCCACGTGAATACCACACTTTCACCTTAGGTAATCAACTGGAAGTTATCACGGTATCTGATCCCAACTTGAAACAGTCAGCAGCGACCTTATCCGTCGGTGTTGGTCAATACCAAGATCCAGCGCAATTTCAGGGGTTGGCGCATTTTCTTGAGCACATGATTTTTATGGGCTCTGACAAGTACCCTACGCCCGATGAATTTATGGCCTTTGTCAGCGAGAATGGCGGCCGCACTAACGCCTACACAGCCCAGCAACAAACCACGTATTTATTTTCCATCGACAGCAAGCAGTTTGCGCCAGCGCTCGACCGATTAAGCAGCGCCATTAAACAGCCCTTGTTTGACGAAAGCATGGTGCAAAAAGAAATCAACGCGGTTAATTCTGAGTGGCTAACCCATCGTCAATCAGATCAATTTGTTCAGCAACGCGCTGCAGCGCGCACCGGTAACTTGGCCCATCCAAGAGTGCAACTAGGTGTGGGTAATTTAGCAACGCTCAACAAAGATAAAACTGCTCTATTAGCCGAGCTAGGTAATTTTCATCAGGATTATTACTCTGCCAATATCATGAAATTGGTATTGGTGGGTAACCAAACGCCTAAGCAACTTAAAAAATTGGCGGAAAAGTACTTTGCTGACATTAACAACAAGAAAGTTAAACGCCCAGTAACTGTGTTGCCAGCTTATCAGGCTGAGCATTTAGGGCAGCATATTTATGTACAAAGTAAGGTGAAAGTGCCGGTATTGGCGGTTGAGTTTGCCATGCCAAACAATATGGCACAGTGGCAAAACCAAGCTAACGCCTATTTGCAAAAGTTATTAGCCTCGCAAGAAGAGGGTTCATTGCTGGCCACCTTAACAGAGCAAGGGCTAATTCAGTTTGGCAGTGTAATGTTTATGCCTAACGCATGGGGTAACAATGGCAGCGCCTTTGTTCAATTTGTGTTAACGGATAAAGGCCTAGCCGAGCAAGACACAATACTTGCCAGTACCTTTGGCTACCTAGCGCAAATCAAAGCTCAGGGCATCAGCCAAGCACATTTCGATGAGCTAAAAGGCTTGCTCAATCTGCAATACGAAGACTATCGCGCGCCCGCAGCGCTGCCACTGGCTATGCAACTGGCACAACCTATTTTCGATATCCCAAGTGAGCATTTAATTGATCACAACTTTGTCGCCAAGAAATTTGATGCCAAGCAAATCGGTGAGTTAGCGGATTTGCTGACCCCAGAACGCGCACGTATTTACCATATTAACCCAACCGAAAAAGTAGAGACTGAATTAACTTACGCAGAAGGTGGCTACCGCGTTGCGGCAATTACCGCGCAAGAGTTGGCGAAATGGCAAAACTCATCTCTTGCGGTAAAGTTGCCTGCAGCACAGGTTATCGAGCAAGAAGAAGCAGTTGAAGTTGTCTTAGATGGCGATTATTCATCTCCACGAAAAATACACAGCCAAGCCGGTGCACAAGTATTTTATTCACAAAGTACTCACCACAAAGGCAAAGAAGGTGTACTAAACGTTGCACTCACGTCAACAGCGCCCTCGGAAAACATCGACAACGCAGTGAGTGCTTCACTGCTTAACGTGATTTTTATTAAAGAAAATCAACGCTTGCTGCAACGCGCCCAGCAGCGCAACGGGGTAATGATAAGCCCAGCCGCGAATCATGCGAACAATACGGTTTTTCGCCTATTTGGTCGCAGTAGCAAGCAATTTAAGTTGGCAACTCAGCTGATCGAAGAATTCAAAGGGCTCGAAATTACCGAGCGTGACTTCAAATCAGCACTCAAGCTAGTCAACGATTCACTGGAAAGTATGCAGGCACTGAAAATTTCAGATCAGCTGTCTTTTCACGCAATGAATTTAACACGTCGTAGCCCTTATCAATATTCCATCAAGGCAACGCGCAAGGCACTGGCCAATGCGTCTTTGGAAAAAGTCAAAGCGATGCACCAGCAAATTCTGCGCGACAACTTTGTCGATATTTATGCCCACGGTAACTTCGCCCCAGAAAAGCTGATTGATTTTGCCAAGCAAACGCGCGAACTGTTAGGTGAGAGCGATATGCAGCCTTGGTACATGGCATCTGACTTTTCAGTAAAACAGGGCAGCGCCGTAGTAAAAAAGGTATCGGTGAAACAAGATGGTGTCGGCCTAGTGGATACTTACATCTACCCAGAAAAGTCGGCCAAAGTACTTGCGCAGCTGCACTTGCTCAATCGCTTGTCGTCAACGCCCTTGTTTAAAGAATTGAGAACCAATCAACAAGTCGGCTACGTGGTGAGAAGCTATGAAGAGAGTATTCACGACTTCCCTGCGCTTTCGGTCATGATTGTCAGTGACAATACCGACTTGCAGCAACTGAAAGAGCGCATTGAGTCTTTCCAACTCGGCTTTTACCAAGCACTTGAGCAGGTTGACGAAAAAGCCATTGCGCAACTGGCTAACTCAGTCGCCGATGAACTTAGCAAAAAGCCTGAAAATATCTTTGTTGAAGTGGGTCACTTTATTCAAGACTGGGAGCAAGAAAAACACAATTTCAACTCCAAGGCTGAACAAATCCGTGACATTCGCGCGACCACTAAGGCTGATTTATTAGCGCTATACAAAGTGATGTTTATCGAAGGTAAGTTTATGAACGCCTTAACCCAACTAAAAGGCGAAGACTTTAAAGATACCAACTACTTTAGTTGGTCTGCGGCCGGTAAATAG
- the tesB gene encoding acyl-CoA thioesterase II, translated as MSQVLDDLLSLLTLETIEQGIYRGQSQDLGFKALFGGQVMGQALSAAQETVDENRHVHSLHSYFLRAGDATKPVVYDVEVLRDGGSFSARRVKAIQNGQPIFYMTASFQQPEQGFDHQDAMPNVPGPEGVPSYQEFIKANQAVFPAHIRKIFMAEKPIELRAVEQYNWVSPEKVPAKSHMWIKTNGDLPDDLRVHTYMLAYASDFHFLPTSLFPHGQTHWDQKFQIATIDHTMWFHRPFRFDDWLLYAVDSPSATGGRGLVRGQIFNRQGELVASTMQEGVIRAR; from the coding sequence ATGAGTCAGGTGTTGGATGACTTATTGTCACTTTTAACATTAGAAACGATTGAGCAAGGGATCTATCGGGGGCAAAGCCAAGATTTGGGCTTTAAAGCCTTATTCGGCGGGCAGGTAATGGGGCAGGCGCTATCAGCCGCGCAAGAAACCGTTGATGAGAATCGTCATGTTCATTCATTACACTCATACTTTCTAAGAGCTGGCGACGCCACTAAACCCGTGGTTTATGATGTTGAAGTGCTGCGTGATGGTGGCAGCTTTAGTGCCAGACGTGTTAAAGCCATTCAAAACGGCCAGCCGATTTTCTACATGACGGCTTCGTTCCAGCAGCCAGAGCAAGGGTTTGATCATCAAGATGCCATGCCGAATGTGCCAGGTCCTGAGGGCGTGCCGTCATATCAAGAATTTATCAAAGCTAACCAAGCGGTATTTCCAGCGCATATTCGTAAAATTTTTATGGCGGAAAAGCCAATTGAGTTGCGAGCGGTAGAGCAATACAACTGGGTGTCACCAGAAAAAGTGCCCGCTAAATCGCATATGTGGATCAAAACCAATGGTGATTTACCGGACGATTTACGTGTTCATACTTATATGTTGGCGTATGCGTCAGATTTTCACTTTTTGCCGACTTCTTTGTTTCCACACGGTCAAACTCACTGGGATCAAAAGTTTCAGATAGCGACGATAGATCACACTATGTGGTTCCATCGCCCATTCCGATTTGATGATTGGCTGCTTTATGCGGTTGATAGCCCATCGGCAACGGGTGGTCGCGGCTTAGTGCGGGGGCAAATTTTTAATCGCCAAGGCGAGCTTGTTGCCTCGACGATGCAAGAAGGCGTTATTCGCGCGCGTTAA
- a CDS encoding acyltransferase, producing MLSFLPRPLIGLISLLCYTINTLLWVLPVVVSSLLKALIPAKGWQKLFSYLLDRMASNWVTCNTGIQNLFTKVNYQVTGLDKLDKKDWYLVLSNHQSWVDILVLQRLLNGKIPFLKFFLKKELIYVPFLGIAWWALDFPFMKRYSQAFLKKNPHLIGKDIETTRKACEKFKHKPVSVMNFIEGTRYTQAKHEKQKAPFKHLLRPKAGGIAFVLDAMGQHLNKIVNVTIYYPNGIPSFQQFISGDVTDIHVNVETIDIPEEIIGDYFNDKAFKQNFQQWVNQLWRDKDQTMAEMELADHQSKPQSQP from the coding sequence ATGTTGAGTTTTCTACCACGACCTTTGATCGGCCTTATTTCCTTGCTGTGTTACACAATCAATACGTTACTTTGGGTGTTACCCGTAGTTGTTAGTTCGCTTTTGAAAGCGCTGATACCAGCCAAAGGTTGGCAGAAGCTGTTCAGTTATTTGCTTGATCGCATGGCGAGTAATTGGGTGACTTGCAACACGGGTATCCAAAACTTGTTCACCAAAGTGAATTATCAAGTGACGGGTCTCGACAAACTGGACAAAAAAGACTGGTACTTAGTGCTGAGTAATCACCAAAGCTGGGTCGACATCTTAGTATTACAGCGCCTGCTCAACGGCAAAATTCCCTTTCTCAAATTTTTCTTAAAAAAAGAGCTGATCTACGTGCCGTTTCTCGGCATTGCTTGGTGGGCATTAGACTTTCCATTTATGAAACGCTACAGCCAAGCCTTCTTGAAAAAGAACCCACATTTAATTGGCAAAGACATTGAGACCACGCGCAAGGCGTGTGAAAAATTCAAACACAAGCCCGTTAGTGTGATGAACTTTATTGAAGGCACACGCTACACACAAGCCAAGCATGAGAAACAAAAGGCACCGTTTAAACATTTACTTAGGCCAAAAGCTGGCGGCATTGCCTTTGTCCTTGATGCCATGGGGCAACATCTAAACAAGATAGTTAACGTGACGATTTATTACCCGAATGGCATTCCGAGTTTTCAACAGTTTATTTCTGGTGACGTTACCGACATTCACGTTAATGTTGAGACGATTGATATCCCAGAAGAAATTATTGGTGATTATTTTAACGACAAAGCGTTTAAGCAAAACTTTCAACAATGGGTCAATCAGCTGTGGCGCGATAAAGACCAAACCATGGCCGAAATGGAATTGGCTGATCACCAGTCAAAGCCCCAATCACAACCGTAA
- the proB gene encoding glutamate 5-kinase gives MNFQRVVIKVGSALVAPDKQGCSGQYLLSIARFITQCHQAGKEVILVSSGSVAAGRALIRHGSPNPSIPTKQAMAAVGQMKMMANWQRFFDVPCSQLLITHGDLKDRQRYINIKNTIRILLANGVIPIVNENDTVATEELKVGDNDNLAAQVALVSEADCLLILSDVDGLYRENPKDNPNAEKLTDVAQITSAIYQMASGTSNHIATGGMQTKIQAAEKATENGIATYILSGEDAQALEQFAQGVNAGTHFHAQQAPFKAKKHWLKHTLKSTGRVLLDAGAIKAVTQKGASLLPSGITSIDGRFAAGDSIDIIDVTSQSVIAKGISQYSYRDLAKIIGQNSNQIATILGYCPSKVAVHRDDMVILQSAINSEINTDSETDSKTVTTAKTTTPVVNQISRKEE, from the coding sequence ATGAACTTTCAACGTGTTGTAATTAAAGTTGGCAGTGCCTTGGTTGCCCCTGATAAACAGGGTTGCAGCGGGCAGTACTTACTGTCTATCGCGCGCTTCATTACCCAATGCCACCAAGCGGGAAAAGAAGTCATTTTGGTATCGTCTGGCAGTGTCGCTGCTGGCCGTGCATTAATACGACATGGCTCACCCAACCCCTCTATCCCCACTAAACAAGCAATGGCAGCGGTTGGCCAAATGAAAATGATGGCGAATTGGCAACGTTTTTTTGATGTGCCCTGCAGTCAGCTGTTGATCACACACGGCGATTTAAAAGATCGTCAGCGCTATATCAATATTAAAAATACCATTCGTATTCTGCTCGCCAACGGTGTGATTCCGATCGTCAATGAAAACGATACGGTGGCTACCGAAGAATTAAAAGTCGGTGATAACGATAACCTAGCCGCACAAGTGGCGCTGGTAAGCGAAGCGGATTGTTTATTGATATTAAGTGATGTCGATGGCTTGTATCGCGAAAACCCCAAAGACAACCCCAATGCTGAAAAGCTGACGGATGTTGCGCAAATCACCTCAGCTATCTATCAAATGGCGTCTGGTACCAGCAATCATATCGCCACAGGCGGCATGCAGACTAAAATTCAAGCGGCTGAGAAGGCCACAGAAAACGGTATTGCCACCTATATTTTAAGTGGTGAAGATGCGCAAGCACTGGAGCAATTTGCCCAAGGGGTTAATGCTGGTACGCACTTTCATGCACAGCAAGCACCGTTCAAAGCGAAAAAGCATTGGCTAAAGCACACACTAAAAAGTACTGGCCGTGTTTTACTGGATGCTGGCGCAATAAAAGCCGTCACCCAGAAGGGCGCTTCTTTATTGCCGTCTGGCATTACGAGTATTGACGGCCGTTTTGCGGCCGGAGACTCGATTGATATTATCGATGTCACCAGTCAGTCGGTTATTGCGAAAGGCATTAGCCAGTACAGCTACCGCGATTTAGCAAAGATTATTGGCCAGAACAGTAATCAAATCGCCACTATTTTAGGTTATTGCCCAAGCAAAGTGGCGGTGCATCGCGATGATATGGTGATTTTACAATCTGCTATCAATAGCGAGATCAATACTGATAGTGAAACCGATAGCAAAACTGTCACCACAGCGAAAACCACTACGCCAGTCGTGAACCAGATAAGTCGTAAGGAAGAGTAA
- a CDS encoding mechanosensitive ion channel family protein, whose protein sequence is MQAWISEQLLMLGWPNQYLALGTSISGIVLLLLLASISHYIVKHRILVLVQKVVQKTKNTWDDLFVTHQVFTKISLLVPFFLIIALTPVFLLEESLTAKILIAIARVAVIFQIARVLSALLDVIKAIYQTKAKTRYMPLNATIQLVKLAIYLVATILSVAVIIDRSPIFLLSGLGALTAVLLLIFQDTIKGLVASIQIAANKMVAPGDWVELPQYGADGDVLEIGLNTVKIQNFDRTVTTVPTYALISGSFKNWRDMFNSGGRRIKRALCIDAASVRFYQPEEVEQLTSISLLGDYLTQKQVELAESQQKLGSAGSDKRNQRQLTNIGTFRAYITAYLRNHPKVHQQMTCMVRQLAPTPTGIPLELYLFSRDQNWVNYEGIQADIFDHLYAIAPEFGLRIFQHPTGYDWQRQVTQ, encoded by the coding sequence GTGCAAGCGTGGATTTCTGAACAGCTACTAATGCTTGGCTGGCCAAACCAATATTTGGCACTCGGCACCAGCATTTCAGGTATTGTGTTGTTATTGCTGTTGGCAAGTATCAGCCACTACATAGTAAAGCACCGCATTTTAGTGCTCGTTCAGAAAGTTGTGCAGAAAACGAAAAACACTTGGGATGATTTATTCGTTACTCATCAAGTGTTTACCAAAATTAGCTTGCTGGTACCGTTTTTCCTGATCATTGCCCTCACGCCGGTTTTCTTGCTGGAAGAGTCGCTCACAGCCAAAATATTAATCGCGATTGCGCGTGTCGCTGTCATTTTTCAAATTGCGCGGGTGTTGTCAGCCTTACTGGACGTCATTAAGGCGATTTATCAAACCAAAGCGAAAACGCGCTACATGCCACTGAATGCGACAATTCAGTTGGTCAAGCTCGCCATTTATTTGGTGGCCACCATATTATCTGTCGCCGTCATCATAGATCGGTCACCAATTTTCCTACTCAGCGGTTTAGGTGCGTTAACCGCTGTACTCTTGCTGATTTTCCAAGACACGATCAAAGGACTAGTCGCCAGTATTCAAATTGCCGCGAACAAAATGGTGGCGCCGGGTGACTGGGTTGAACTGCCGCAATACGGCGCCGATGGTGACGTGCTTGAAATAGGCCTCAATACAGTAAAAATTCAAAACTTTGATCGCACAGTCACCACAGTCCCCACTTATGCCTTGATTAGCGGCTCCTTTAAAAATTGGCGCGATATGTTCAATTCTGGCGGGCGTCGCATCAAACGCGCGCTTTGTATTGATGCCGCCAGTGTTCGCTTTTATCAACCGGAAGAAGTTGAGCAACTGACGAGTATTAGCTTGTTAGGTGACTACTTAACGCAAAAACAAGTGGAGCTGGCCGAAAGCCAGCAAAAATTGGGAAGTGCCGGGAGCGACAAACGCAACCAGCGCCAACTTACTAACATAGGCACGTTTCGCGCTTATATCACCGCTTACCTGCGTAATCACCCCAAAGTGCATCAGCAAATGACTTGCATGGTGCGACAACTCGCCCCAACACCAACGGGCATTCCGTTGGAACTGTACCTTTTTAGCAGGGATCAAAATTGGGTGAACTACGAAGGTATACAAGCGGATATTTTCGATCACCTCTACGCCATTGCCCCAGAATTTGGATTGCGCATCTTCCAACACCCTACAGGGTATGATTGGCAACGCCAAGTAACCCAATAG